Proteins encoded by one window of Scatophagus argus isolate fScaArg1 chromosome 4, fScaArg1.pri, whole genome shotgun sequence:
- the LOC124057283 gene encoding cell division cycle protein 20 homolog B-like, which translates to MRLKGGDSKYWDSMSRRLGDFVGKRRHCFFKGQNDVPHYVSYKRFRRRITQASSSDAPAASTPLATRGQCEPSFEFDNVCQKLDLDSPPRHREPEQRVQQGNRQETALTEGLSHGVAVTPPNTSRITARGRTSTKNASEQGWVWRAAVQSDSEERRCDLQPFDVLDEADVSLQGKSVMRLAAPSLLNDYYANLLDCSCNGMIALALGSSVYLWNSETRALLGHLGPSKQGGRPSDRHAQSITCLCWSGDGRALCIGTRRGEIQLWDVEDQQHLRCLPSDLSVVRALSWKQELVSSGSVLGHIHHFDPRAPTPLVGVAVQKDAICSLQWSPGGDRLASGSSEGLLCIWDSHVTGLTKSQQPVTTMKQPSTVKAMGWCPWQRKMIATGGGWKDGELRIWDTDSGTCVTSANTNSQICCLRWAERKRYLVTGHGLPQHHVTCWTWEFPSISPTYQLTGHSQRVLHLALNPTHIFSAGADQRFHIWDM; encoded by the exons ATGCGACTGAAAGGAGGAGATTCAAAGTACTGG GACAGTATGAGTAGAAGGCTGGGAGATTTTGTTGGGAAGAGAAGACATTGTTTCTTTAAG gggCAAAACGACGTCCCCCATTACGTATCGTACAAGCGGTTCAGGAGAAGAATCACCCAGGCGAGCAGCAGTGACGCTCCTGCTGCAAGTACACCGctggccactagggggcagtgtGAGCCCAGCTTTGAGTTTGATAACGTCTGTCAGAAACTGGACCTGGATTCCCCACCGAGACATCGTGAACCAGAACAGAGGGTCCAACAGGGAAATCGCCAAG AGACAGCGTTGACAGAAGGCTTGTCCCACGGCGTAGCTGTCACACCACCAAACACATCGCGCATTACTGCCAGGGGAAGGACATCCACAAAAAATGCCTCAGAGCAG ggatGGGTGTGGAGAGCCGCAGTTCAGTCAG ATTCGGAGGAGAGAAGATGTGATTTGCAGCCGTTTGATGTTCTGGACGAAGCTGATGTGAGTCTGCAGGGAAAGTCAGTGATGAGGTTGGCGGCTCCCTCACTGCTGAACGACTACT ACGCTAATCTTCTCGACTGCAGTTGTAATGGTATGATTGCATTAGCCCTGGGCTCTTCTGTTTACCTTTGGAATTCAGAAACTCGTGCTCTGCTGGGACATTTGGGTCCGAGTAAACAAGGAGGACGGCCGTCTGACCGTCACGCTCAGTCCATCACGTGTCTGTGCTGGAGCGGAGACGGCAGGGCTCTCTGCATTGGGACCAGGCGGGGGGAGATACAG TTGTGGGATGTTGAAGACCAGCAGCATTTAAGGTGTCTACCATCAGACTTGTCTGTGGTCAGAGCTCTTTCCTGGAAACAAGAGTTAGTCAGCAG TGGCTCTGTTCTTGGGCATATCCATCACTTTGACCCTCGGGCTCCTACACCTCTGGTAGGTGTAGCTGTCCAGAAAGATGCCATCTGCAGCCTTCAGTGGTCACCAGGAGGCGACCGGCTGGCCAGCGGCTCCTCAGAGGGCCTTCTCTGTATATGGGACAGTCATGTCACAGGCCTCACAAAGTCACAACAGCCAGTCACTACAATGAAGCAGCCTAGCACCGTTAAG gCAATGGGATGGTGTCCATGGCAGAGAAAGATGATCGCTACCGGAGGGGGATGGAAAGATGGGGAGCTGAGAATCTGGGACACGGATTCAGGCACCTGCGTGACCTCTGCCAACACAAATTCACAG ATCTGTTGTCTACGATGGGCTGAAAGGAAGAGATATCTGGTCACAGGCCACGGCCTTCCTCAGCACCATGTGACCTGCTGGACCTGGGAGTTTCCCTCCATCAGCCCGACCTACCAGCTCACAG
- the gpx8 gene encoding probable glutathione peroxidase 8, producing the protein MEALGGYPAKSSNPKAKKLTVLLSMTVGVGCLFLLQTQLVKPRKPADFYSFEVKDAKGRTVSLEKYRGKASLVVNVASHCEHTEANYRSLQELHRELGTSHFNVLAFPCGQFGDTETGTSRDIEAYAKSTYGVTFPFFSRIKIMGSEADPAFRFLTDSVQKIPKWNFWKFLVNPEGKVVRFWRTDEPMESVRQEATALVRDIILKKRVEL; encoded by the exons ATGGAGGCCTTAGGGGGCTACCCTGCCAAGTCCTCCAACCCGAAAGCGAAAAAGTTAACAGTTCTGCTGAGCATGACAGTCGGCGTGGGCTGTTTGTTCCTCCTGCAGACGCAGCTGGTGAAGCCGAGAAAACCAGCGGACTTTTATTCTTTCGAGGTGAAAGACGCGAAGGGGAGGACGGTCTCCCTGGAGAAGTACCGAGGAAAA GCTTCCTTGGTTGTAAACGTGGCGAGTCACTGCGAGCATACGGAGGCGAACTACAGGTCTCTGCAGGAGCTCCACCGGGAGCTGGGCACCTCTCACTTCAACGTGCTGGCCTTCCCCTGCGGTCAGTTCGGGGACACAGAGACCGGGACCAGCCGGGACATCGAGGCTTACGCTAAGTCCACCTACGGCGTCACCTTCCCCTTCTTCAGCAGGATCAAAATAATGGGCTCAGAGGCCGACCCTGCCTTCAGGTTCCTCACAG ATTCTGTGCAGAAAATCCCAAAGTGGAACTTCTGGAAGTTTCTGGTGAATCCAGAGGGGAAGGTGGTCCGGTTCTGGCGAACGGACGAGCCCATGGAGAGCGTTAGGCAAGAGGCCACAGCGTTGGTGCGAGACATCATCCTGAAGAAACGGGTGGAGCTATGA
- the LOC124057793 gene encoding multicilin: MMMQRDRKVFGASCPNQMGQHGRRVADKVVVPRSSSPVTVYVELPCIVEQAFSTIAWDDLEDCASMGRRQSDTHASQVNESDVDDRDFGDYALDFIADSPATLESSLSPAELVPFQGCVIPPLTPQQYFSSEDSLVHSSAEAGNPSAQDGSPWKDIVQCQGMALGGSVEVNSQLHDTLHRQQEEIDSLQERNLHLRQLASRAKHLASVLENIMTVRDSYVTEPLMPCEDKTSLSPCKRQRLDEGYETESSDSVEDMLRDISTRCNAVLHGAAAGTMRQQESETVRMYGAFAGLQTSVSKGSSLVMDGAQPEETVSSFRTSIREHCTIRTQVFPHGRAFTSRTQQGRYRFRWVPNHS, encoded by the exons ATGATGatgcaaagagacagaaaggtgTTTGGTGCTTCGTGCCCCAACCAAATGGGCCAACACGGGAGGAGAGTTGCA GACAAAGTGGTGGTGCCAAGAAGCAGCAGTCCCGTCACGGTGTACGTAGAGCTGCCATGCATCGTTGAACAAG CGTTTTCAACAATTGCATGGGATGATTTGGAAGACTGCGCGTCCATGGGGAGACGACAGAGCGACACCCACGCTTCTCag GTAAATGAATCTGATGTAGATGACCGAGACTTTGGAGATTATGCGCTGGATTTCATCGCAG ATTCCCCTGCCACCCTGGAGAGCAGTCTGTCTCCAGCTGAACTGGTACCATTTCAGGGATGTGTCATACCCCCCCTAACCCCTCAGCAGTACTTTTCCTCAGAGGACAGTCTGGTTCACTCCTCCGCAGAAGCAGGTAACCCATCTGCCCAAGATGGATCTCCGTGGAAGGACATTGTCCAGTGCCAAGGCATGGCGCTGGGAGGGTCCGTGGAAGTCAACAGTCAG ctccaTGACACTCTACACAGACAACAGGAAGAGATTGACTCCCTTCAGGAGAGAAACCTCCACCTCAGGCAGCTGGCCAGCCGTGCAAAACACTTGGCCTCGGTGCTTGAA aatattATGACAGTTAGAGACTCATATGTAACAGAGCCCTTGATGCCATGTGAGGATAAAACTTCCCTGAGCCCGTGTAAGCGGCAGAGACTGGATGAGGGATACGAAACAGAATCCTCTGACTCGGTGGAGGACATGCTGAGGGACATCAGTACACGCTGCAATGCTGTCCTACATGGTGCTGCTGCCGGAACAATGCGACAGCAGGAATCAGAGACTGTACGCATGTACGGTGCATTCGCAGGCCTGCAAACCTCTGTTTCCAAAGGCAGCAGCCTGGTGATGGACGGAGCACAGCCTGAAGAGACTGTCTCATCTTTCAGAACTTCTATTAGAGAACACTGCACCATAAGGACTCAGGTGTTTCCTCACGGACGCGCCTTCACCTCGAGGACTCAGCAAGGAAGATACCGCTTTCGTTGGGTTCCCAACCACAGCTGA
- the LOC124057286 gene encoding cyclin-O, whose protein sequence is MVSLVNGECGSETIYKRRRTNGASPPPDALTPIQQRQTARHRKQTLMSKLSDSGFEEDLGSSPISSPPRRDVSPLRAEEPPAGQLSTWYLQYGDIGYRIQREKEAQFQPCRSLARQPQLTAEARCTLVSWLIPVHKHLRLSFECCCLAVNIMDRFLASTPVAADCFQLLGVTALLLASKQVEVCSPRISHLLSFCCNAFTKEQLCNLECLILLRLNYRLTAPTLAFFLDYYINCIEAAQFVSENTGGDRFERRNPDTKTSRTYCNLAQKVCELSLADYAFNKYPPSLTASCALRLASDLLKTEQGLVEHTTIQSDRWSSFEDELCRAELSEGNSQALKGHFLSASQGSHSHTLAQECKDNLKLLVSLNQETLEALSSM, encoded by the exons ATGGTGTCCCTTGTGAACGGTGAGTGCGGCTCCGAGACTATTTACAAACGGAGGCGGACAAACGGTGCATCTCCTCCACCGGACGCGCTCACACCGATCCAGCAGCGGCAGACTGCCCGGCACAGAAAGCAGACGCTCATGTCCAAGTTGAGTGACTCCGGTTTCGAGGAAGACTTGGGATCCTCCCCGATTTCATCCCCGCCTCGGAGAGATGTGTCCCCGCTCCGTGCAGAAGAGCCTCCTGCAGGGCAGCTGTCCACCTGGTACCTCCAGTATGGTGACATCGGTTACAGGAtccagagggagaaagaagcgCAGTTTCAACCCTGCAGAAGCTTGGCTCGCCAGCCACAA CTGACTGCAGAGGCACGTTGTACGCTCGTCAGCTGGCTCATCCCAGTACACAAACATTTGCGCCTGTCCTTTGAATGCTGCTGCCTGGCTGTGAACATCATGGACAGGTTCCTGGCATCCACGCCGGTGGCAGCTGACTGCTTCCAGCTACTGGGTGTCACTGCCCTCCTCCTAGCCAGCAAACAG GTGGAGGTGTGCTCACCGCGGATCAGCCACctcttgtctttctgctgtAATGCCTTCACTAAGGAGCAGCTCTGCAACCTGGAGTGTCTCATCCTCCTCCGTCTCAACTACCGCCTCACTGCACCCACCCTGGCCTTCTTCCTGGACTATTACATCAACTGCATTGAGGCTGCCCAGTTTGTGTCTGAGAACACAGGAGGTGACAGGTTTGAAAGAAGGAatccagacacaaaaacatcccGGACGTACTGTAACCTTGCACAAAAGGTGTGCGAGTTGAGTCTGGCGGACTATGCGTTCAACAAGTACCCGCCATCTCTGACTGCGAGCTGTGCGCTGAGGCTTGCCAGTGACttactgaaaactgaacaagGGCTTGTCGAGCATACAACCATTCAGTCAGACCGGTGGAGCAGTTTTGAGGATGAACTATGCAGAGCTGAGCTTTCTGAGGGCAACTCTCAGGCTCTCAAaggccacttcctgtctgcgAGTCAAGGGAGCCACAGCCACACTCTGGCTCAGGAATGCAAAGACAACCTGAAGCTGCTGGTGTCGTTAAACCAGGAGACATTGGAAGCACTGTCTTCCATGTGA